TTGGCAAGGTCGCGATAATAATTCTGAAATTCATTGCTATCAACGCTATAACTTGTTTTGAACATTGCGTTATAGTCATTGATTGCTTTAGTTAAAAACTCCTTGGCAGTAACATCCATTGCCGAAGGCTCAAAAGTCTCATCAGCTATTTCACCTATTGCACTCTGCTCTTCGTTTGCTGCAAAAGAGAAGATTGTCGCAATTTTTAAAGGTTTGTCGCTCTCTTTTTGCAAGTCGTTTAATTCATCATAATAGCATTTGGCTGCATCCACACTGCTTACGGCAAACATTGCATTAAACCCTTTGTTGCTTCCCTGAGTCCTATGCGTTTTTATTCTGAAATTCTGTAAAATGTACTGAGATATTTCTTTGATGCGTTCCGGATGAAGCAATGCTTTTTTGTTTTCTGCCGCATTCAGTTTTTTTTCGTCTTGTTCTCTTTCGATGTTTTTAAACTTAGGACGAACGTCATTATAGTCAACTTTGAATTTTAGTACTTTTTCATCTCTAATAGCATCTGTTATTACATAAGCGTGCAATTCACGACCAAAAACACTTGCGGTAGTTTCTGCACCTAAAGCATTTTGCGGGAAAATAGGTGTTCCTGTAAAACCAAATTGATAATACTTTTTGAATTTCTTCTTTAAATTCTTTTGAGCCTCACCAAACTGCGAACGATGACACTCATCAAAAATGAAAACAACTTGCTTTTGATAAATCGCTAAATCACTCTCACTCTTCATGAGGTTATTTAACTTTTGTATAGTTGTTACTATAATCCTATTATCGTCTTTTTCTATATTTCGCTTTAAACCTGCTGTACTTTCTGAACCGTTCACACTATCGGGAGAAAATCGCTGATATTCCTTCATAGTTTGATAGTCCAAATCTTTACGGTCAACTACAAAGAATACTTTATCAATAAAATCCAATTGCGTGGCTAAACGTGCCGCTTTAAAACTAGTAAGCGTTTTGCCGGAACCTGTTGTGTGCCATATATAACCACCACTTTCTGGCTTAGACCAGTTTTTAGCCTTATATGAACTTTCAATTTTCCACAACATTCTTTCCGTAGCTGCAATTTGATACGGTCTCATAATTAAAAGTGTATCGCTTGTATCAAAAACCGAATAGGTTAGCAATACATTCAACAATACTCTTTTTTCAAAAAATGTTGCTGTAAAATCTTTTAGATCTTTTATCAGCATATTGTCAGCTTTTGCCCAATTCATGGTAAAGTCAAAGCTGTTCTTGTCACGTTTTATAGTGTTCGCAAAATAACGGGTATCCGTACCGTTCGAAATAACAAAAAGCTGTATGTATTTAAATAATGAATTTTGGCTATTTAAACTCTCCTTGCTGTATCGGTGAACTTGATTAAATGCTTCACGAATAGCAACACCTCGTTTTTTTAATTCAACCTGAACCAATGGCAAACCATTTACTAGGATGGTTACATCATAGCGATTGGCATGATAACCTTTCTGTTCAAATTGTGATATTACCTGTACTTTATTTCGTGTGACATTTTTTTTATCAACCAAGTAGATATTTTGAATATGCCCATCATCAAAAACGAAATCGTAGATATAGTCGTTGTGGATTTTTCTTGTTTTCTCAACAAGGTTATCGCTTGGTTTGTCCAAATATTCTTCCACGAAACGAGTCCATTCACCATCCGAAAATTCCATATTGTTAAGCGATTGCAATTGCATTCTCACATTCTCCAACATCGCTTTTTGCGTAGTTATGTTTGTTGGATTTTCATAACCTTGATTGATTAGGTCTTGAATAAATTCTTTTTCAAGTGCTGCCTCGGTTTGATAAACAGCAGGTGCCTCATTCACCTCAGTATACTTGGTGAATTTATCCAACACAATAAAGTTGTTTGATTCTGCTATGGTTTTATACTGTGACATTTTGTTCCGTTGTACTTGTATTTATTCTCGACCTGATGACGTAAATTCTGTTCAAGTTCTTTTGGGGCTATCAACTGTTTATATTCACTAAACAAACAAGTATTACCAGAGCCATTAAAGCATAGATTAGCTGCACTTTTTTATCGGCGTCTCTTAGTGTTTGTGCTATTACTGTTAACGACTGTCCCATATTATGCCTTTAGATTATCTTTTGGAAATGAGAGTAACATATCTCGGTAGTATTCATATTGCTTTTTTCTCAGCTCTATCTCTTTAGGGAGACCTTCACTTATTGAAGTCGTGAGAGTATCGAATTTGTCGAGGATGGAAACGATGCGGGCTTGTTCAGCAAGAGACTTTTCAGGGTTATTAGGATATGGAATAGGTATTTGTGTGTTTTTGATGTTATCGTTATAAAGACGTTTGATGACCCCTCCGTCTGAAATATTCCAATTTGCTACTTGATAGAAGTAAAATAAATATTTATTCAAGACCTTACTTTCGTCATTCTCTAACCAAACAATATTACTATCTTGAAAATATGCCTCTTCTCCATTAAAAATTACTGACCTACCAATTGTGCCACTGGCAGAGATTAGAACTTCACCGACTCTAGGATAGTTGTATTTTTCTCTATACTCATCGAATGTTTCGCGTGAAATATATGAATCAGGTTCTTTCCCAAAAGTTCCAATTTTAAAAAATGGAATATCACCTGAGTCCGACGTTTGGTTTTTAAATATTCGCTTACACATCCGAACTTCTCCAACCCAGCCCAAGGTCTTCCACTCTACATCTCCCTCTTCAAAACTTAACAACTTCTCCCGATAATAATTATACTGTTTTTTACGAGCTGTAAGCTCTGCTGTAAGCTCTGCTGTAAGCTCTGTGAAACTATCCAAGATGCGAACAATTTCTTTTTGAACAGAGAGGGGCGGGATGGGGATTTGGAATTTATCGGTATCAGGTGTCGAAATTTGTGGCATTTGCATTCTGCCACCAATATTCTGAAAATAAGGCTCATTAATCCTTAGGTAGTGATATACGAATTTGATATCAATATTTTCATTTTTGGAATGATAAGACCACATTTCGTTTTTATGGGAAAACGGCTTATCATAATACTCAAACTCAATGATGCCACGAGATTTCACTATAACAGAAGGTTCTCTATTTATGTCTTTGTCAGGTATGTCTTTATAATCAACAAAAGCAACAGTTTTACCTCCTGCAAATATTTTCAAAGGAGCACCATCCTTGTGCAATATTTTCATTTGTCCAGCTGTAATACTTGTTCCTTTTGTGCGTACAAGAACTTGCCCCAAAGCCTTCCACTCCACCTCAACACCATTCAACAATTTCTCTAAATAACTCATGCTTCAATTTCTTTAATAATGTTATCAATATCAGCACGCAGTGCATTTATTTTAGCCACTGTTTTGGCTATTTCATTATTCAATTCTTCAATATCTACTTTTTCCCTAGTGTCTTTGGCTTCAACATAAGAACTTACAGAAAGATTGTAATTATTCTCAGCAATTTTGTCATTGTCAATGAAAATCGCCACGTGTGCCACATCTTCTTTCTTATCAAAGATTTGTATTATCTTATTAATGTGTTTGTCTTCCAGCACGTTGTTGTTTGTGGCTTTCTTAAAGAAATCGTCACCAGTAGCATCGATAAATTGTGTTTTAGTGTCGGTTTTGTGTTTGGATAACACCAAAATATTTACTGCAATAGAAGTTCCATAGAATAAGTTTGGAGCAAGAGAGATAACGGTTTCAACAAAGTTATTATCTACCAAATATTTTCTGATTTTTTGTTCTGCACCGCCACGATAAAAAATACCGGGAAAACAAACAATTGCTGCCCTCCCTTTACTAGATAAATAACTTAAAGCATGAAGTACAAAAGCAAAATCAGCTTTTGATTTGGGTGCCAACACACCTGCAGGAGCAAAACGGTCGTCATTAATTAGTGTTGGGTCATCATTACCAATCCATTTGATAGAATAAGGAGGATTTGAAACGATAGCATCAAAAGGTTTTTCATCGCCATAATGAGGGTCAATGAGTGTATTTCCAAGTGCAATATTAAACTTGTCGTAGTTGATGTTGTGCAAAAACATATTCATACGAGCCAAGTTGTACGTGGTGGGGTTCACTTCTTGCCCATAGAAACCTTCTTCAATAATATGATTGTCGAAATGCTTCTTAGCTTGCAACAGTAAAGAACCCGAACCACAGGCAGGGTCGTAAATCTTGTTTACTTTGTCTTGCTTGTGCATCGCCAATTGTGCAATGAGTTTGGATACGTTTTGAGGTGTAAAAAACTCACCTCCTGATTTTCCTGCATTGGCTGCATAATTGGAAATCAAAAACTCATATGCATCACCAAACAAGTCAATATGATTATCTTCAAAATTTCCAAAATCAAGTTCTTCAATTCCTTTCAATACTTTAGCCAAAGTACTGTTTTTGGCTTCAACGGTGTTACCTAATCGAGTGCTTGTGGTGTCAAAGTCGGCAAACAAACCTTTAATTTCGGATTCTGAGGGATAGCCATTGGCAGAACTTTCAATTGCATCAAAAATTGCTTTTAAGTCTGTATTTAGGTTAGGGTTGGTGTTAGCTGTTTTGGCAACATTTACAAAAAGTTGGCTTGGATAAATGAAGTAGCCTTTTGTTTTAATCGCATCGTCTTTTATTTCAGGTGTAATCACATCATCAGAAAGGCTTGCATAATTAATGTTTTCATCTCCACCTTTCATATAATTGGCAAAATTTTCACTGATGAAACGATAGAACAGCGTACCCAATACAAACTGTTTAAAGTCCCATCCATCTACCGAGCCTCGGACTTCGTTGGCTATTTTCCATATCTTGTTTTGTAGTTCTTGTCGTTGTATTATGCTTGTCATTTTATCTCTTTCTAAAATTCTTGTGGTTTCACTCCTAATATTTTGGCAATTTCAAAAAAACTTCAATTCTTGGCGCAAAGATAGATATATTATCTTGACCATCTCATTTTGAGAGGATGTATGCACTTTCCAGAAATTGTTTAAAAGTGTCATTTAATTTCAATGATTTAACACATCACATCACATATAAGCAAGTCATTTAATGCTTAAATTCATTAAAGTTTTCATAGTTGTTAGTTGTTAATATATTCGTCAAATATATTACATTTTTTCACAATTACCATCAATTAAACGAAATATCTTTTCTCTTGCTTTCTGATCCCATCCCATTAATAGGACAACGCTAAACCTGTAATAACTGCCATCATAATGCGAATATCGTTTAAAATAACGATATATCAAAATATCATTTAAATAAACGATAAAATGAAATATCGTGAAGTAACTATGCTTATACCTTTGGGAACACCCAGGGCTCTCTGTAAACAGGCTTCAGATACTTGTCAGCCTCAGCAGAGCCAAAAGTCCTTTTCTTATCATCATACCGCAATGATGTACCACTCAATCTGGCAGCAATATTACCCAGCTGGGCATATTTAGCACTCAAGCTGCCCGTTTCAATTGAGCATGCAGTATTCCTGTCCCTTTTCTTAACGCAATCAAGGAAATTAATAACATGATCCCTATGATCCTTATAATCCGCCTTCACAATCTTCTCTGCAACCGATTCACCTTTAGGAAACACCTGCCAATCGTCCCTGTTAGCAACCAAAGTACCGTTACTACCAGTGAAAATCAATCCATAATTTTTGCCATACGGACCAAATTCCATGCCCGCATTATTCTCCCAGGTCATTATATAATCATCAAACTGGTAAAGTACCGACTGAGTATCAAAAGTTTCATGCACACCATCAGGGAAAAGGAAATTACCACCGTTAGCCTGAACAGAAAGAGGCATCGATTTCACCCTCTTCGCCCACAAAGCCATATCCAGCAGATGCACACCCCAGTCGGTCATCAGTCCACCACCATAATCCCAAAACATCCTCCATGAACCGTGAAAACGCTGACTGTTGAAATTACGGTCAGGTGCAGGCCCCAGCCATGTATCAAAATCAACACCTTTCGGTACTTCCGAATCAGGAACCCTATTGGTTATAGCAGCATAATTGAAGTTAGCATACACATGAATACGTGCAATATCACCCAATATACCAGAGTCAAGATATTCAATCATCTCCTTCCAAAGATTAGCACTCCTCTGCTGCTGACCAACCTGCACCACCCTCTCATACCTGTTTGCAGCCTCAACCATCACATCACATTCAGCTATTGAGTTACCGATAGGCTTCTCAACGTAAACATCCTTACCAGCTTTGCAGGCATCAACAAACTGCAGGCAATGCCAGTGATCCGGGGTTCCAATTATCACCGCATCAATATCCTTTCTATCAAGAATACGCCTATAATCACCATACAGATCAAATTTCTCATTCTGCAAGGAAGCCAGATCCTTTGCGCGAGAGTTCAGAACCGAATTATCAATATCACATAAAGCCAGGCATCGCACTTCGTCCGACTTCATAAAATCAGACAAGTTGCTCCACCCCATATTGCGGCAACCAATCAGCGCAACATTAATCCTGTCGCTTGCAGATACAGCAGAAGTTGCAGAGCTCAGATACGACGGCATAACCATCCCTGCAGCAACAGTAGCAGAAGTTTTCTTCAAAAAAGAACGTCTTGATATTTTCATAGCCAAAATAAATAATAGTTAGGAAGTGCAAGTTAACTTAATTTGTTTTTAAATAAACAAATATTGATTGTTTTTCTGTTATCATTTTGTTTTTCAGATATGAATGGACGAAATAACTATCTCAAACTACTAACATAATGTTTGAACGCATTTTCAAATAGCGGAAAATATTTAAAAAAGAATTCATTAATTTCACCCCATTGAGATTCATCAAAAACATTTAACTCAGTCATTTCAAATCGAACCTTACTTACTTTATATTCAGGAAGTTCCTTCCATTGCAATTGTTTACCGAATGAATCCTCTATAAGATCTTTATATTTCAATAATTTCTTAAAGTAACGCTTGTTCAGCTCTTTGTTTGAAGTTGAAATTGTCAATTCAATCTTTGCATTATTCTTTGTTACATTCAATGTATAAGAAATACCTGTAACTCCCGCACCAGCGTTTAACCAATTATCATTTGACGGATTTAAATAAGAGAAGATATCTGTATAATCCCTAATCAAAGGCAATAACTGCTGCCAATACTTTCTTCTAATTTTATATCGATTTGGTACTGGATTATGGTTATTCTCAGATGAATATTTTATATACAATTCATCATCTAATTCAAATAACCTCAAAAGTTTTTTTAGGATTATAAATTTGGAGTTACTATCAACATTAGCCTCTATAAACCAACCATTAAGTACTTCTTGAGGTGATCTAAAGTTATTAGAATCTCTGGTAATTTTTAATATATCCTGTTTATTCAATAACAACTGTGAATTCTTTTCATGTAAAGCTCTTATTACATATAAATACATTTGAGATATAGTATTTTCTTCTACTTTCTGGTCTTCAAATATAAAGAACTCAAGTTTTTTACCTGTTGGAATATCCGCATCAAATATATTTACTTCATCAAACTCCTCTGTTTCATCTAAAACAACAGCAGGATATTTCCATACATCAAAAAATCTATCGGTCAATAACTCTGTTCTTTTTTTGTAATTTGCAACATCCCATTTATCTATTGAAGACAAATATTTATTCAACCATAATCTGCTGTATATATACCCTTGCTCATTATTATTAAAATCCATCATTTTTTTAGCAATGAACGATCTATTACCCAAAGCACCATTATTGCCAGAAAGTGTAAGATTGCCAATTGTATTCAAGTACTTTTCTTTAAACAACAGATACTCTTCTTCTGGAAGTTCGGAAGACCAATTCGAATCCGGATTTTGTGGAAAAATATGTTCTATGGTTATTAACTCGTTATTAGTATCTACAAATTCTTTATTGTTGTAGTTTTCCAACTTCTCAAACATGTAGTATTTATTTTTTGGCTGAACATTATACAAATCCTTTTCTTTCAGTGCAAACTTCAAATCATCATCAGTAGGAAACCTACCACTCCCCTTCTTTTTTAGTAAAGCAACTGCAATTGACTCATAATAATTCTCTGTATCCACTTCAGAATAAAGAGTCATAAATATCTTATTTAATGCATTTGTAGGTAACCCAACAATAAATCTTCTCCAAGTATAGCTTTGTATTAATTGAAGAATAGCAACTAACTCGTCTTTTGAAAGCAAACCGTTATCCTCGTCTTCGAACACCTGCAGAAGGAATGGATATACCACATTAATCTCAAGTCTGTTGATATAATCAAGCTCTTTTCGAACTATCTGATCTTTGACAGTTACAGGGTTAATAAACTTTTTGTAATGATACGACAACGATTTGATTTGCTCTAGCTCTTGATTAAAAGACTCATCATCTTTGTTATCAAACAGTTCTCTAAACTCTAAGTAAACATTATTTTTTCTAGGTATTCTTTTATTTCTCATTGTCAGATAATCCCTGATAAATTCAGAAACAAGAGAGGTACCTTTAACACTATCCCTGGCATTATCTTCAATAGGACTCCAGATATTTTTAAATACCTGCTCTTGACGTTTAGCTGGCAGGTCCATTAAAATATAATTTCTGATCAGGTCAGATTGAGTCAAATCCAAACCAGTGGAGTTAAGACTTTCAAAAATACGTTGTGGGTCATCTTTACCTCTTTCCAATGATACCTCTACAAAAATGATGCGTTTTAATCCATCAATGATAGTTTTAAAGTTTGATTCATTGATTATATCCCTGAAATAGTTATAATTCTCAATTACATTGGAATATTCAGTAATATCTTCAAGCCTGCCCGAAAGTATAGCTTTATAAGCTATCGAATTCCTATCAGTCTGCTTTAGCTTCAATTTATTTGACTCATCTTCAACATACTGATTTATTATAAACTTATTATATAATCTACCTACTTGTTGTTCATTATTATTTTCTTTTGCAAAATGGTATAATGCTACATTAAGTATACTTAATGTTGTCAATCTCTGTTGACCGTCTATTATTAGCAATTCACTTACTTCACTTGCAGTGAATATCCCATCATGAATATATACAATACTGCCAATAAAATGACTCTCTCTATTATCCCTTTCAACAGCAATAATATCATTTAGTAACTGTCTGCATTGTGCAGTCGTCCAATCATAGTTTCTTTGGTAAACTGGTATTACAAATTGAACGTCAGGTTTTTGTAAAAAATCGTTTATTCGAAGTTGGTTGGCTTTCATGTCTGAATTATAAGTTATATTACAAAAATAACATTTATTCCGAATATTTTCAATATCTCATTAAATCAGATGCTCTTTCACAAAACTACTAACAGTAAGTCTATGAACTCCTAGTATTCTTCCTATTGCACTATAAGATACACGTTTTTCTAATAGTTCTTTAAAGTTTAAGTGTTCTCCTCTTTATTGGTAAAGTATTTTGTTGACCTCTCAATTGTACATATGCACAACTTTTTTAATTTCTTTCGCATAATCAGGATACACTTCTAACATATAAGGGACTTTAGTTCTTCCGTTTACACCTCTGTAAAAAGGGATCAAAGGTCTTCCAAGTTTATTTTTTTCTGGATTAATTGGAATTTGGGTTTTGAGATCATAAAACATTTGTGCATCGTAATCTTCTGGGCGTTTTTTTTCTATTAATAGAACATCTAATAATAACTGTGAAGTTAACAGTACAGGAATATTTACAGTGAATAGATTATTTAATTCTTTTTTCAATAAATCAATCCAAAACTCAGCAGCATATTTCCATATCTTATTTTTTGATGTTTCCGACTTAAAGTAGTTTCTACATAGGTTTTGAGTATAAACCATATCCCAATTAAGATCAATAGCTTCTAATTGCTTCAAATGTTTGTTTCTGAAAAGCACAAAGCACTTGTCATTACATCCATGAGAAAAGGCAAAATCGAACTGTATGTTTTTTTTCGTATTAGTTGGATCACAACCCAGATATATTGCTTTTATCATCTCTTTATTACCTGTCCAGTATGCTTTTGGTAAATAGAAACGATCATCAATC
This portion of the Lascolabacillus massiliensis genome encodes:
- a CDS encoding type I restriction endonuclease subunit R produces the protein MSQYKTIAESNNFIVLDKFTKYTEVNEAPAVYQTEAALEKEFIQDLINQGYENPTNITTQKAMLENVRMQLQSLNNMEFSDGEWTRFVEEYLDKPSDNLVEKTRKIHNDYIYDFVFDDGHIQNIYLVDKKNVTRNKVQVISQFEQKGYHANRYDVTILVNGLPLVQVELKKRGVAIREAFNQVHRYSKESLNSQNSLFKYIQLFVISNGTDTRYFANTIKRDKNSFDFTMNWAKADNMLIKDLKDFTATFFEKRVLLNVLLTYSVFDTSDTLLIMRPYQIAATERMLWKIESSYKAKNWSKPESGGYIWHTTGSGKTLTSFKAARLATQLDFIDKVFFVVDRKDLDYQTMKEYQRFSPDSVNGSESTAGLKRNIEKDDNRIIVTTIQKLNNLMKSESDLAIYQKQVVFIFDECHRSQFGEAQKNLKKKFKKYYQFGFTGTPIFPQNALGAETTASVFGRELHAYVITDAIRDEKVLKFKVDYNDVRPKFKNIEREQDEKKLNAAENKKALLHPERIKEISQYILQNFRIKTHRTQGSNKGFNAMFAVSSVDAAKCYYDELNDLQKESDKPLKIATIFSFAANEEQSAIGEIADETFEPSAMDVTAKEFLTKAINDYNAMFKTSYSVDSNEFQNYYRDLAKRVKNKEVDLLIVVGMFLTGFDAPTLNTLFVDKNLRYHGLIQAFSRTNRIYDATKTFGNIVTFRDLELATIDAITLFGDSNTKNVVLEKSYKEYLEGFTDIATGEARRGYIEVVKELNEKFPNPDGIVKEKDKKEFVKLFGEYLRIENILQNYDEFNHLKALHAIDINNPEAIEEFKKAHFVTDEDIVVMLKIELLNERIVQDYRSTYNDIRDWLRQEKSGKESEESTIDWDDVVFEVDLLKSQEINLDYILELIFEHNKKTKNKADLIDEIRRVIRASVGNRAKESLVVDFINETDLDTLQDKANVIDSFFVFAQNKQKAEARELITEENLNEEAAKRYITYSLKREYASEKGTELNALLPKMSPLNPQYLTKKQSVFQKLVKFVEKYKGVGGKL
- a CDS encoding restriction endonuclease subunit S — its product is MSYLEKLLNGVEVEWKALGQVLVRTKGTSITAGQMKILHKDGAPLKIFAGGKTVAFVDYKDIPDKDINREPSVIVKSRGIIEFEYYDKPFSHKNEMWSYHSKNENIDIKFVYHYLRINEPYFQNIGGRMQMPQISTPDTDKFQIPIPPLSVQKEIVRILDSFTELTAELTAELTARKKQYNYYREKLLSFEEGDVEWKTLGWVGEVRMCKRIFKNQTSDSGDIPFFKIGTFGKEPDSYISRETFDEYREKYNYPRVGEVLISASGTIGRSVIFNGEEAYFQDSNIVWLENDESKVLNKYLFYFYQVANWNISDGGVIKRLYNDNIKNTQIPIPYPNNPEKSLAEQARIVSILDKFDTLTTSISEGLPKEIELRKKQYEYYRDMLLSFPKDNLKA
- a CDS encoding type I restriction-modification system subunit M — its product is MTSIIQRQELQNKIWKIANEVRGSVDGWDFKQFVLGTLFYRFISENFANYMKGGDENINYASLSDDVITPEIKDDAIKTKGYFIYPSQLFVNVAKTANTNPNLNTDLKAIFDAIESSANGYPSESEIKGLFADFDTTSTRLGNTVEAKNSTLAKVLKGIEELDFGNFEDNHIDLFGDAYEFLISNYAANAGKSGGEFFTPQNVSKLIAQLAMHKQDKVNKIYDPACGSGSLLLQAKKHFDNHIIEEGFYGQEVNPTTYNLARMNMFLHNINYDKFNIALGNTLIDPHYGDEKPFDAIVSNPPYSIKWIGNDDPTLINDDRFAPAGVLAPKSKADFAFVLHALSYLSSKGRAAIVCFPGIFYRGGAEQKIRKYLVDNNFVETVISLAPNLFYGTSIAVNILVLSKHKTDTKTQFIDATGDDFFKKATNNNVLEDKHINKIIQIFDKKEDVAHVAIFIDNDKIAENNYNLSVSSYVEAKDTREKVDIEELNNEIAKTVAKINALRADIDNIIKEIEA
- a CDS encoding Gfo/Idh/MocA family protein, translated to MKISRRSFLKKTSATVAAGMVMPSYLSSATSAVSASDRINVALIGCRNMGWSNLSDFMKSDEVRCLALCDIDNSVLNSRAKDLASLQNEKFDLYGDYRRILDRKDIDAVIIGTPDHWHCLQFVDACKAGKDVYVEKPIGNSIAECDVMVEAANRYERVVQVGQQQRSANLWKEMIEYLDSGILGDIARIHVYANFNYAAITNRVPDSEVPKGVDFDTWLGPAPDRNFNSQRFHGSWRMFWDYGGGLMTDWGVHLLDMALWAKRVKSMPLSVQANGGNFLFPDGVHETFDTQSVLYQFDDYIMTWENNAGMEFGPYGKNYGLIFTGSNGTLVANRDDWQVFPKGESVAEKIVKADYKDHRDHVINFLDCVKKRDRNTACSIETGSLSAKYAQLGNIAARLSGTSLRYDDKKRTFGSAEADKYLKPVYREPWVFPKV
- a CDS encoding DUF4268 domain-containing protein — protein: MKANQLRINDFLQKPDVQFVIPVYQRNYDWTTAQCRQLLNDIIAVERDNRESHFIGSIVYIHDGIFTASEVSELLIIDGQQRLTTLSILNVALYHFAKENNNEQQVGRLYNKFIINQYVEDESNKLKLKQTDRNSIAYKAILSGRLEDITEYSNVIENYNYFRDIINESNFKTIIDGLKRIIFVEVSLERGKDDPQRIFESLNSTGLDLTQSDLIRNYILMDLPAKRQEQVFKNIWSPIEDNARDSVKGTSLVSEFIRDYLTMRNKRIPRKNNVYLEFRELFDNKDDESFNQELEQIKSLSYHYKKFINPVTVKDQIVRKELDYINRLEINVVYPFLLQVFEDEDNGLLSKDELVAILQLIQSYTWRRFIVGLPTNALNKIFMTLYSEVDTENYYESIAVALLKKKGSGRFPTDDDLKFALKEKDLYNVQPKNKYYMFEKLENYNNKEFVDTNNELITIEHIFPQNPDSNWSSELPEEEYLLFKEKYLNTIGNLTLSGNNGALGNRSFIAKKMMDFNNNEQGYIYSRLWLNKYLSSIDKWDVANYKKRTELLTDRFFDVWKYPAVVLDETEEFDEVNIFDADIPTGKKLEFFIFEDQKVEENTISQMYLYVIRALHEKNSQLLLNKQDILKITRDSNNFRSPQEVLNGWFIEANVDSNSKFIILKKLLRLFELDDELYIKYSSENNHNPVPNRYKIRRKYWQQLLPLIRDYTDIFSYLNPSNDNWLNAGAGVTGISYTLNVTKNNAKIELTISTSNKELNKRYFKKLLKYKDLIEDSFGKQLQWKELPEYKVSKVRFEMTELNVFDESQWGEINEFFFKYFPLFENAFKHYVSSLR